From a region of the Corallococcus coralloides DSM 2259 genome:
- a CDS encoding S46 family peptidase, producing MKKTLLLLSLVAAPAFAGEGKWTPQQVLELSPAWLKAQGLQLPPSKLWDPKRGTGLLAGTVNTGGCSGSFISASGLIITNHHCAFSIIQEHSSPQKDLITNGFLAKSQAEELPGKGSRVQVPRGFKDVTAEVNGAVPQGADDLARYKAIDRKQKELVAECEKRPATRCQVATFDGGVNYTLVDAVELQDVRLVYAPPRAVGEYGGEEDNWMWPRHTGDFAIIRAYTAPDGASAAFSDKNVPYKAEFFFPLSTEGVKPGDFVMVLGYPGTTFRTLLADEMAERQARYYPRIRDVLGEAIRILEAEGEKDPAGKIAVASQLKGLHNVYKNAGGQLAGLKRGHIVEKQRDAEAGTVAWAQKDAAKWGDALKAREALLAEQQESSKTFDREFLLNMSGRLARGPALATSVSRLAMERAKPDLERRPEYMDRELPRIKDRLEREQKNLFLAADKALLHAFVKRAQALPQDARIAAVDAAFGKTYSEKDVSAKIDSLYAGTKVLTLAERLKMADESVGQLAARRDPLLAFGMELAKEQAALDDTRDRRQGASSRLRPAWRKAVMAQAGKPIAPDANSTLRVSFAKVQGYTPRDGALYLPQTTLTGMMQKHTGEEPFNAPEKVRAAAAAKKFGQWADPRLKDVPVDFLADADTTGGNSGSPTVNGKGQLVGVNFDRVWENVANDFGYNPDVARNVNVDVRYLLWQLDQVEDADALLRELNIRKGKPVAKEAR from the coding sequence ATGAAGAAGACGCTCCTTCTCCTCTCGCTCGTGGCTGCCCCGGCCTTCGCCGGGGAAGGGAAGTGGACCCCGCAGCAGGTGCTGGAACTGAGCCCTGCCTGGCTCAAGGCCCAGGGCCTCCAGCTGCCGCCCAGCAAGCTCTGGGACCCCAAGCGGGGCACGGGCCTCCTGGCGGGCACGGTGAACACCGGCGGCTGCTCCGGGTCGTTCATCTCCGCCTCCGGCCTCATCATCACCAACCACCACTGCGCCTTCTCCATCATCCAGGAGCACAGCTCCCCGCAGAAGGACCTCATCACGAATGGCTTCCTCGCGAAGAGCCAGGCGGAGGAGCTCCCGGGCAAGGGCTCGCGCGTGCAGGTGCCTCGCGGCTTCAAGGACGTGACGGCGGAGGTCAACGGCGCCGTGCCGCAGGGCGCGGACGACCTCGCGCGCTACAAGGCCATCGACCGCAAGCAGAAGGAGCTGGTGGCCGAGTGCGAGAAGCGCCCCGCCACCCGCTGCCAGGTGGCCACCTTCGATGGCGGCGTGAACTACACGCTGGTGGACGCGGTGGAGCTGCAGGACGTGCGCCTGGTCTACGCGCCGCCGCGCGCCGTGGGTGAGTACGGCGGCGAAGAGGACAACTGGATGTGGCCGCGCCACACCGGCGACTTCGCCATCATCCGCGCGTACACCGCGCCGGACGGCGCCTCCGCGGCGTTCAGCGACAAGAACGTGCCCTACAAGGCGGAGTTCTTCTTCCCGCTGTCCACCGAGGGCGTGAAGCCGGGCGACTTCGTGATGGTGCTGGGCTACCCGGGCACCACCTTCCGCACGCTGCTCGCGGACGAGATGGCGGAGCGCCAGGCGCGCTACTACCCGCGCATCCGCGACGTGCTGGGCGAGGCCATCCGCATCCTGGAGGCCGAAGGGGAGAAGGACCCGGCCGGGAAGATCGCCGTGGCCTCGCAGCTCAAGGGCCTGCACAACGTCTACAAGAACGCGGGCGGCCAGCTGGCGGGCCTGAAGCGCGGCCACATCGTGGAGAAGCAGCGCGACGCGGAAGCAGGCACCGTCGCCTGGGCGCAGAAGGACGCCGCGAAGTGGGGCGACGCGCTCAAGGCCCGCGAGGCGCTGCTCGCGGAGCAGCAGGAGTCCTCCAAGACCTTCGACCGTGAGTTCCTCCTGAACATGTCCGGCCGCCTGGCCCGTGGGCCCGCGCTGGCCACGTCCGTGTCTCGGCTGGCCATGGAGCGCGCGAAGCCGGACCTGGAGCGCCGCCCGGAGTACATGGACCGCGAGCTGCCGCGCATCAAGGACCGCCTGGAGCGCGAGCAGAAGAACCTCTTCCTCGCCGCGGACAAGGCGCTCCTGCACGCGTTCGTGAAGCGCGCGCAGGCGCTCCCCCAGGACGCGCGCATCGCGGCCGTGGATGCCGCGTTCGGCAAGACGTACTCGGAGAAGGACGTCTCCGCGAAGATCGACTCGCTGTACGCGGGCACCAAGGTGCTCACCCTGGCGGAGCGCCTGAAGATGGCGGACGAGTCCGTGGGGCAGCTCGCCGCGCGCCGCGACCCGCTGCTGGCGTTCGGCATGGAGCTGGCGAAGGAGCAGGCCGCGCTGGATGACACGCGCGACCGGCGTCAGGGCGCGTCCTCCCGGCTGCGGCCGGCGTGGCGCAAGGCGGTGATGGCCCAGGCGGGCAAGCCCATTGCGCCGGACGCCAACAGCACGCTGCGCGTGTCGTTCGCCAAGGTGCAGGGCTACACGCCGCGCGATGGCGCGCTGTACCTGCCGCAGACGACGCTGACGGGGATGATGCAGAAGCACACCGGCGAGGAGCCCTTCAACGCGCCGGAGAAGGTGCGCGCGGCCGCGGCGGCGAAGAAGTTCGGGCAGTGGGCGGACCCCCGGCTGAAGGACGTGCCGGTGGACTTCCTGGCGGACGCGGACACCACGGGCGGCAACTCCGGCAGCCCCACGGTGAACGGCAAGGGGCAGCTGGTGGGCGTGAACTTCGACCGCGTGTGGGAGAACGTCGCGAACGACTTCGGCTACAATCCGGACGTGGCCCGGAACGTCAACGTGGACGTGCGCTACCTGCTGTGGCAGCTCGACCAGGTCGAGGACGCGGACGCGCTCCTGCGGGAGCTCAACATCCGCAAGGGCAAGCCGGTGGCCAAGGAGGCGCGCTGA
- a CDS encoding M50 family metallopeptidase, producing the protein MRTASGATLDFGRLALLLLLMGASWYFWYSPVLLPVKVLVVMMHETGHALATLLVGGSVDRVHLQLNEGGSCFSRLPPGVFNRIAVSSAGYLGSAVAGAGLMLATFRFRLGRAVMGAASVWLAVMGFFYAGDPFTLAFCLGMALAMGLGARFLPTGLVDAINLFLAAFTALYVVFDLRDDLWNSAVRAQSDAAILASETWVPSIIWAALWTLLSLALLGVSAWWALHAKPSSGVKMPPMARARRV; encoded by the coding sequence ATGCGGACCGCGAGCGGGGCGACACTGGATTTCGGAAGGCTGGCGCTGCTGCTCCTCCTGATGGGGGCGTCCTGGTATTTCTGGTATTCGCCGGTGCTCCTCCCGGTGAAGGTGCTGGTGGTGATGATGCATGAGACCGGGCATGCCCTCGCCACGCTGCTCGTGGGGGGCTCGGTGGACCGGGTGCACCTCCAGCTGAACGAAGGGGGCAGCTGCTTCTCCCGCCTGCCGCCCGGCGTCTTCAACCGCATCGCCGTGTCGTCCGCGGGCTACCTGGGCAGCGCGGTGGCGGGCGCGGGGCTGATGCTGGCCACCTTCCGCTTCCGGCTGGGCCGCGCGGTGATGGGCGCGGCGTCCGTGTGGCTGGCGGTGATGGGCTTCTTCTACGCGGGCGACCCGTTCACCCTGGCCTTCTGCCTGGGCATGGCGCTGGCCATGGGGCTGGGCGCGCGCTTTTTGCCCACGGGGCTGGTGGACGCGATCAACCTGTTCCTCGCGGCCTTCACGGCGCTCTACGTCGTCTTCGACCTGCGGGACGACCTGTGGAACAGCGCGGTGCGCGCGCAGAGCGACGCGGCCATCCTCGCCAGCGAGACGTGGGTGCCGTCCATCATCTGGGCGGCGCTGTGGACGCTCCTGTCCCTGGCGCTCCTGGGCGTGTCCGCCTGGTGGGCCCTGCACGCGAAGCCGAGCAGCGGCGTGAAGATGCCGCCCATGGCCCGCGCGCGGCGGGTGTGA
- a CDS encoding MBL fold metallo-hydrolase produces the protein MPTPYVRQLKLGPMDNFVYLVGPQDGPEVVVVDPAWDVPAIEVAVAQDGKRVVGAFVSHCHGDHINGLDELLSRHDVPVYAQAEEVAFSSDLRKRGGDALKLLKAGDAVPVGARTFHALHTPGHTPGSHCLLAEDALVSGDTVFINGCGRCDFPGGNPEDMYRSLSQVLSKVPDTARLYPGHDYADVPVAQMEAIRQKNPYFGFPDMASFVAFRMRPRK, from the coding sequence ATGCCCACACCGTACGTGCGTCAGCTGAAGCTCGGACCGATGGACAACTTCGTCTACCTCGTGGGTCCCCAGGACGGCCCGGAGGTGGTGGTGGTGGATCCGGCGTGGGACGTGCCGGCCATCGAGGTGGCGGTGGCGCAGGACGGCAAGCGCGTGGTGGGCGCGTTCGTGTCGCACTGCCACGGCGACCACATCAACGGCCTTGATGAGCTGCTGTCGCGTCACGACGTGCCGGTGTACGCGCAGGCGGAGGAGGTCGCCTTCTCCAGCGACCTGCGCAAGCGGGGTGGGGACGCGCTCAAGCTCCTGAAGGCGGGCGACGCGGTGCCGGTGGGCGCGCGCACGTTCCATGCGCTGCACACGCCCGGGCACACGCCGGGGTCGCACTGCCTGCTGGCGGAGGACGCGCTCGTGTCCGGGGACACGGTCTTCATCAACGGGTGCGGCCGGTGCGACTTCCCGGGCGGCAACCCGGAGGACATGTACCGCTCGCTGTCGCAGGTGCTCTCGAAGGTGCCGGACACCGCGCGGCTCTACCCCGGGCACGACTACGCGGACGTGCCGGTGGCCCAGATGGAGGCCATCCGCCAGAAGAACCCGTACTTCGGCTTCCCGGACATGGCGTCCTTCGTGGCCTTCCGGATGCGACCGCGCAAGTAG